Within Quercus lobata isolate SW786 chromosome 5, ValleyOak3.0 Primary Assembly, whole genome shotgun sequence, the genomic segment TACTCTCACGATAGAGAAATCCAACATGAGGTAAATTGTAGACGATCCTATCAAATCTCTGAGTCTTAAGGAAGTAGTGCTGGCTCATCTGCTTTGCATCAACTTTATGCAATACTAAGCAACCTCTTTCTTCCAGCTCCCTAACATTCCCTATACCATTACTGTACTTCCTTGCTATATCCTctgatcatcatcatcatcatcatcatcatgcacaacaacaaaagtaaaaagtaGTAATCAATACTCACATAAAATGACTATTTATCCAAAACCCATTTCATAAAATGTCCAAAAATGTTTCTTTTACGTACCTTGGGTATCGAGAGAAGTGGCAACTATGTTGCGGGCAGAGCCAAAAGCTCTGGCTAAGCACAGAGAGAAAGACAAGTCTCCCTCTCCAACCAACAATATTCTTTGCTTCGATGAGTAGTGTTTCTTCCAtatctctgcttcttcttcttcttcttcatcttctgtGTCACtgttgtcatcatcatcatcatggtCTTCTTTTGATTCCTTAACTTCCTCTTGGTATTCTTCTTCGTTTCCCATCACAGTGGAGGTGACCAGACAAAAGACTTTCGGTAGGTCCAGAgagtattttttctttctacttttctcttttttgttagTGCTCGTAACAAAAGCAAAAGTCCAAAAGTCATCAAAGTAATGAGATATTGCTTCTTGGGGTACTGCTTGCAGGATAAGCCTCATTGTATTTCTTGGTTGGTAAATACAAAGCTCGGAGAAATAAAGATTTAAACTATACATCTTTTCGTTTGAAATACTAAAAGAAGCTACAAAAACCTTGACAATACCTtattgtatcttttctttccttgtccttgtttgtatttttgataaattaatttttattattccaaaaatttaaaagaatttgaaCTCAGAAATCTTCAGAACCTTTTTCCTCGATATcatgataatttattatttatccaaaaaatttaaatggttaGAAAACTGTAAATTTAAACACTTAACGGTTAATACcttgataaattattaatttttccaaagtttaaattattaagaaattgtgaatttaaacccttaatcataattctaacgcattctctattcttttagattgttaattatttttgtgttgatttttttggggttcAATTTGATAAATGCCTAGGCCAAAGTTACGTCTAGAGATCCCAAACTTACGTAGGGTTCGTTTATGTGGAAAacattttcttgcatttttcgGAGCTTGATATGATAAAAACCTTTGATCAATCAAAAACTTATAGTATGTTCAACGAAAAAACAATAGCTTTTGGACAGAATTCCGTCCTTAGAATGGAAGCTAGCAGtgtaaaaacttaaaaatcacaaaccaaGAATCTTTCATGTTGTAAATGAGAATATTGTAATATGActatttagaataaaaaaataaaaataaaaaatgtattgacATTCGGAACAAAATTTAAGTAGAAAACATTATACAGCTTTTTTCAGGCGTCATAAGTTATAACCACATCTATTTACAAAACCTTTTTCTAATTGCTAAGCCACTACTTTATCCTCCACTCATTTTCATGGTAAGATGAAGTGCATCGAGCTAAAGGCCTAAAACTTTTTGATCCTACCTGATCATATTTTTCAGGTGGTGTCTCTCTTTTAGCCTGTAATCCTCCGCACAAACCATGCACTAATTGTTGACATCTACCAAATGTAGGACTTTTTCATCCAAGTGTCAATGTTTCAAGGCAAATCTCTAAAATAATCACcaataaaaattctaacaaGTTAAGAAAGCGTAAGGTCACTAGAATTAACAACATAACTTTGCATGGGTAGTCCACTTTCTTACACGAGATAGGATTGTCTGTTTTTTGCAAAACCATAAAACAGCTACTGGGAGGGAGGGAAATCCCATTTTGTGAACGCATTGGCACACAGCCAATAAGAAACCTAGAAGGCCAGAAACCCTTCACCCCCTAGGTTCAGTTTGGCTTGCTACTAGCTGGCACATATTACGTCAGAAAAAACATACCACAAAGCTACCACATTTATGACAAACCTTTCAATGAACAGTTTTGAGGAACAAATCACATGGATAAGCTTGTCACTAGAGTATAATACTTACATAAGAAAGGATTCCCATTTCATCCCTAAGTTAAAATGGGGGGAAAAAGTTGTACATGTACCAAGACTAAGAGTGCATGTTACAGAAGGGATAGCAGGTACTTTGCTGGTCTTCTAAGCTCTGCAAAGCTAACTCAATCACCTTAGCCATCCACAACTCCCAGGCTCACAGAATTACCTGCACCAAATTTATTCCACTAAGTACCCTATAGTGAATGGCAGCTAAAAAACATCACAGCTTAAGCAGctaaatgaaaatttaacaAGGAATGTCAATTGTGTGGGCTTTACTTAAGCTTTACTAGATGTCAGGTAGGAACCCTGATGTGCACTTTCCTCCTTGTGTTGACTTTCGTCCATGTGTAGATCTTCCCCCTTGTGTTGAATTTCCTCCAAGTATTGATCTTCCCCCTTGTTTTGACCCTCCTCCATGTGTTGATCTTTCCCCTTGTGTTGACTTTCCTCCATGTTTTGATCTTCCCCCTTGTGTTGACTTTCCTCCAAGTGTTGATCTTCCCCCTTGTGTTGATCTTCCTCCGTGTGTTGACTTTCCTCCGTGTGTTGATCTTCCCCCATGTGTTGACTTTCCTTCTTGTGTTGATCTTCCCCCTTGTGTTGATCTCCCCACTTGTGTAGACTTTCCTGCTTGTGTTGACTTTCTAAGTTAACAGACTCTTTAAGCTTTGCTAGCTCACTTAATATACCTTTGAGGGGCTCCCTAAGCTTGGTTCTCTTAGCCTGTGAGGAAAAATATAGTGAATCATCTTCTAATGACTGAAATAAGAAGCAACTACAGCAAGTTGTCACCTCAAATAGTAGCTTTAAAACCACATCACAAGTGAACATAACCATAAACCGGGTTGGTTATACAAAGTCTCTTGAGTTGTTAAATGTAGCACTATAAATTGGGTCAATAGTTCCTCCccaccccaaaaataaaaaataaaaataaaaataaaagcctgAAAGAAgctttataaaaattttttaaaaaaaaatagagtaaacaGCATAGCAGTAGAAAACCGGTATGTGTTTCAATTGCAATACCAGATGCTTCCCTAGGGAACTAACAATTGAATCGTGAGTTGCTGAATTGCGTAACACACATTTATATTATGACAACAACAtgatcaaatgaaaattttcactcATTAGTCATTCAAAAGGGATTAAGGGAATGGCATGAATATTAAGCCCCAAAGTCAGGAAATATCGACATTTTGTCTTATGCCTTCACATTTAAAATAATGGGTGGCACAACAAGTATCAGTTCCGCATCTATGGTCATTAATACTGAGCACCAATTGGGCTTATTCAtacttatttacaaaatatcagTGGCTCAACAGATATCATCTTTACCTCTGCAGTTATATAGAGCGAGCACAATTTCTGCCTATTTTCTACTTGTTTACTTATCAAACATAAACAACCTTTCCCAAGCATAGAACtagaaataaaatagtaaacaaCACCAGCATGGCAGGCAATCGCAAACCCATGCATCTCATACCTTCAAGGATGGGACCAGAGAAAAAACTTCCTCATCAGACTCTGGACAAACATTGGCAATCACGCATATCTGCAGTCCAAAAGCTTAAAATAAGAGTGCTGCAAGACTTTTAAGATTTAAGTGACTCAGGTTGAGATTTTAACCTCACTATTGGAGACACCATATTTTGTGAGACCCCTTATTCTGGTTAAGAAATCAACAGCTGATGGGTGATATAAATAGATGCCACAAAGGAAGCAGTGATCggtcaacacacacacacacacacacacacacacacaaagcaaatctaaagaatgaaaaaatttattgaaaaaaaaaatttgcttaaaATGAAGTTCAAGGATACTCAAGAACTTGTCTAACAGCCTGGGGATTTGCATAATGGACACCCCTTTTGGCATACTGCAGTCCCTTGTCAAATGGTCTGAAAACAAACGACATGTTATAACACTTAATATATGTATGAAATTtctattcaattaaaaaatcataaaatttgtCCCTCACACAGGGAGTCTAAATTCTGGATCTTTTGATAATATGGGCAGCTGATCCTGGATTCCTTGTAAAATATCTAAAGTCTCACAATCCATCATGCATTTGACATTCTCTGGTAGATCTGCATATGCCACCATAGATAAGTAACAGCATGGAGTTAACAAAATTCAAAGGACACCCCCCGCTTAAGAGATAAGTCTAtaaataatttctccaaaaccAGAAAAAATCCATGGTATACAACCATAAAATCTACAGTATTAACAAGTAAAACATTCAAACACATAGAGGCCAAATTTTTCCTcatctcaataaaataataaatataatgcCTTTAAACCAAAAGCATACTTCCAAGTACCCACCCTGCTCAACTTTAAGCTCCAGCGGTTGTGGTTCTTTAAAGACTGTGCTCTTTCCACCATTAGCAATTTTATCTCCTTTTCCCCCTCCTTTGCCTGAATAGcctgaaaatttatttaaaataaaaaataaaaagaacaagaagaagagaagCTCATTCAAGGGAAATCAACAAAAGAGGTAATCAATCATTGCAGAGAAAGGTAAAATCAACACAAACAggcaacaaccaaacaaaacaataaagaaaattgGACCTTTTGGAAATGGAGTGTCATCCTTCCCAAAAGATTTCGGTAAAGAACTAGTTTTATATTCAGGTGAACCTATAAAAGCAAGACCACCCATTAGAGAGGATTAAAGAATATGGATAAGTTTCCCTCAACCAACCATTCAAGATTAAGAAGATAAGTATATTTGctaaaggaagagaagaaaacatTAACCTTCAAAATTGAACTGAACTTTCCTTGCATTCTTTGGCTTTGTTGAGCTGTCATCCTTCCCTTTCAACTTATCTTCCTTTCCCTTTGATCTCAAGGGTGCTACACCCATGAATTTACACATCAAAAAAAGAGTGTATTCAAAACATTGTACGTTCTAAAAAAAGGTTCAGCGCAGGTTAGGAGGAAAGAAAGAAACGGGAATGTGGATATGTATAAGTACTATTGCACATATTTCAGCTTGATTGGTCTGACTGGTATATGCAGTTAACCAGAGTCCCAACTCCTACCAATACCATTTGGGCAATAACACAAATTTAAGAGAACTGAGATATAGTAGAGAAGAAAAGCGAagaaaccaaatcaaacaaactcCAAACAAGACATCATTAAATTTGTGATCATAATCTcacttataaataaaattttccaactgGGGTATATAACCTGTATACTTAAACGGTTAAACTGCTATCCCAAATCAATGTAAAACTATTGCGTTCTTATTAATACAATTACTCTTTTCtcatccaaaaataaaacatcCCAACATGGACTACCAACATTTGAAAGGATCATATCTGCATGCCATGACCAGGCATAGATTTTCTAGGCATTATACAGTATACACCCTCTAAATTTGGAATTGCTTCTAAATAAGTCCCTTGATTTTTTACAACCTTCAAATTTACACTATCAACTACTATAACAATGTCACTGTGCTCTTCCAATATGGTCCATCTGTTAACCAACATAAAAATGAGgtctttattatattttttgacatcttttttgaGGTGGGTTTAAGTTTAACATGCAAAATACCAATTTAAaagcaaacccaaaaataaaaaatacaacattttCAGATACtcctattaaaaaaactaaaatagccCATGATAAGTATAGTAATAAATAGaaggaaaatacaagaaagaaagagttaTAATTGAAAACAGGCAATGGTGGAGATACATAGAAGCAGAAAACCCTTTACCTCCTTTCTCCATGGCTACTTGTATATCTGCAATCACAAAACTTACTACTTTAAAACAATGTACATACATAACACAAAAAACCCACATACAAAAACAAACCCTTTTCccccaaacaacaacaacagcttttactttactttttaaCATGAAACTCTTGAAAGACCCAAAAATGGCCTAAAGTAAAAGAACAAACACACccagaaaataaatgaaaattaaagaaataaccATGAACCAGGAACAgtaacaagaacaagaacaagaacaagaacaaggtACCTGGGAAAGAGAGCAAAGCAGAGACAGTGGCAAAGAGTGATCGGTCAAAAAGGAGGAGAGGAATGGGAGATAGAGATAGAGCACTTAGCAACTGTAGCAGTTTTCTATTTCGACGCTTTttttggcccttttttttttcagtgctGTGCGCGTTGTATATTTGATCGTCCTGTGCTATGATGACGATACTGCCCAGAGTATGCTGGTGACGTTCTGCTTTGACATCAAGGGCATTTGAGACTCTTTGAAGGATATTTATACTCTGAGTGGACCTCACATGACCCGGAGCAAAATCCGCTCCGTTTCGAAATGTTGATACCTGCACACAAATTTTCGCATACACCCTCACACACTCACATCATTTAATaagaataaatttttagttgtagtattttaggattagattttttttttttttaagaaataatatgttaataacatttttacaatacttttacaataaattctagAAGATAGGTTACTACTTTATTAGTAGACAGAAGTAATCTTAGTTATGAGTttaaattataaccaataacattttattatgtgggatttgttgtgaaagtaacactttaaaaaaaaaaatacatttcttaattgaatttaaacattttgtagttttgaatttaattgttacGGAAGAATATTATATGTGTCTAATCTGTTAATATAAggatgtgtttgaatttaaatgGGAAATCTaatatgtacattttttttagaagaaaggaTATGCTACTTTATTAATCATGAATTGGGAAAGTCcctacttaaaaaagaaaataaatcaggAGAAACAGACTCCATCcaagcttgaaaagaaaaaaaaagtcttgcTCTCTAGGCTAAGGCATGAGCTACGGCATTACCTTGCCTAACAACATGAGAGGACATTAAACTCTGAATTTCAAAGTTTTCATAAGACAAAATGACTTTTATAATGTGACCACCCTGTGAAAATTCCATACCACCATTGTGCAGAGACTTAATGACAGACTCAACATCCCCCTCAATGACTGCTTGGTGAAAACATGTTTCAACAGTAAAAACCACTACACGCCTTGCTGCCAACAGCTCTAAAATCTCAACTGATGGAGGCATCAAGATCTTCTCTGACATAGCAGCCATTACTTTGCCTTCTGAGTTACAGATGACCACTCCAATACCGACATCATCAGATTCTGTAAACCACGCCTCATCAAAGTTTGTCTTCACAGTGTCTTGGATTGGAGGAGACCACTTCTAAACTACTTGTCGACGCCTGAGGGAGGTGAATCTACTATGTACATAAAATTGGGATATTCCTATTGTTGCCTCACTTAGGCCTATCTTAATACATTGAcaacaaaaaattgacaatgtttctaaaatttttgtattaaatgAGTGGTTTATGTTTGATATTCTGGGGGAATATTATGGTATTTGAAGATTTTTGAACACTTCTTGTGGGGTCAAAAAAGCTTGGTGTAACTCTTAAAGACCGTTGAGGTACAATTTTTCATGTCCTAATTTCATTTGCCCACTTACCAAAAATACCCATGCAAGCCCTATAAATTATGTTGGGTCCCCACAAATACTTCCCACATATTACCCAACTTAGGCCCACACAAATACTTCTCATACCATTACCAAAATTGGGCCACAAAATTATACCATCTCTATAAAAGCCCAAAACTCATCTATTTTGTgggcaaaacccaaaaagcccaaacaaaACCCTTTACAAAGCCCGTTGTTACACAGCACTCTTTATAAAACTCGTTGCTACACAACACTCTTTACAAAGCTCGTTGCTACTCTGTACTCTTTACAAAGCTCGTTGCTACTCTGCACTCTTTACAAAGCTCGTTATTACACAATACTCTTACAAAACTCGTTGCTACACAGCACTCTTtacaaagcccgttgctacacggcactcCTACAAAGTCCATTGCTACAcgacaatatttttcataaaatctcaaaatatgTACAAAAAGCCCAAATGCTATTTTGGTAACATTTTACAAAAAGCATTAATGCTATTTTGACAACTCCACTGGAGAGCATACTAAAGACAAGGATTCACTATGCCCCCTAGGCTACGAAATAGTCAGCAAAAAGGGAATCAAAACAACAACCCTCTAGTGGCACAAAGCCATCACAGCCTAGCTATACAAGATGAACAACCTGACCAACCTAAAGTCAACCAAGAGAGTTCTGACCAACGATTCTCTTTCCTCTTGGAAATGTTACAAGGGATGCAACAAGCTCAATTCAAACTTGTTGAATCTATGAGAGTCTTCAAAGAGGCTTAAGAACCAGCACTTCAGCCATCACCTAAAGGTCTAGATCCTAGAACACAGTAGGAGAAAGGGTCAACTGCTGGAAATCCTCCATCTG encodes:
- the LOC115988674 gene encoding uncharacterized protein At4g26485-like, with the protein product MRLILQAVPQEAISHYFDDFWTFAFVTSTNKKEKSRKKKYSLDLPKVFCLVTSTVMGNEEEYQEEVKESKEDHDDDDDNSDTEDEEEEEEAEIWKKHYSSKQRILLVGEGDLSFSLCLARAFGSARNIVATSLDTQEDIARKYSNGIGNVRELEERGCLVLHKVDAKQMSQHYFLKTQRFDRIVYNLPHVGFLYRESSYCQIQLNKRLVKGFLKNAKVLLQKEGEIHVTHKEGDPYNKWDLVRKAEKIGLVLHDVVPFCKDDYPGYCNKRAHGSSSDDQFRLGDCSTYKFRFNHSP
- the LOC115990974 gene encoding uncharacterized protein LOC115990974 codes for the protein MAAMSEKILMPPSVEILELLAARRVVVFTVETCFHQAVIEGDVESVIKSLHNGGMEFSQGGHIIKVILSYENFEIQSLMSSHVVRQGNAVSTFRNGADFAPGHVRSTQSINILQRVSNALDVKAERHQHTLGSIVIIAQDDQIYNAHSTEKKKGQKKRRNRKLLQLLSALSLSPIPLLLFDRSLFATVSALLSFPDIQVAMEKGAPLRSKGKEDKLKGKDDSSTKPKNARKVQFNFEGSPEYKTSSLPKSFGKDDTPFPKGYSGKGGGKGDKIANGGKSTVFKEPQPLELKVEQDLPENVKCMMDCETLDILQGIQDQLPILSKDPEFRLPVPFDKGLQYAKRGVHYANPQAVRQVLDEICVIANVCPESDEEVFSLVPSLKAKRTKLREPLKGILSELAKLKESVNLESQHKQESLHKWGDQHKGEDQHKKESQHMGEDQHTEESQHTEEDQHKGEDQHLEESQHKGEDQNMEESQHKGKDQHMEEGQNKGEDQYLEEIQHKGEDLHMDESQHKEESAHQGSYLTSSKA